A genomic stretch from Helianthus annuus cultivar XRQ/B chromosome 1, HanXRQr2.0-SUNRISE, whole genome shotgun sequence includes:
- the LOC118490566 gene encoding protein FAR1-RELATED SEQUENCE 5-like, which translates to MASNTLVDGGDDVLYAQFLSCVVDAPSYQLRGVEQVSPNSGTKRYIPDSPSSLTPAEGMLFDTVDDAYNFYKTYAEAGGWTVRKGTKHENRGIVINKYFFCSKEGQKEFRPVDTLVEQPSDRWVRRVPSKRTGCQAAIRIKLTDAKKYLLYHFTEAHNHDFVHEEDLHLLKENRGMNRAHEDVINKMSHLNIGPVRAFNIMKEVYGGFDKVGATKVDFKNFKKELNLFIGELDVEMFVKRLMRKNEFLPNFSCEYETTYEGVLKCIFWGDEDMKKNYFMFGDVISFDATYKRNKYNMMFVPFTGIDNHNRNVTLGAAILGSETAETYSWLHKAIKNACGYAPPVIVTDQDPAMKRAIADVWPESRHRLCMCIIMDKLTTKVGAALYSNTDFRKRLSAVVWTDSLLPEAFETEWAAILKDFGLTDHEWLTYIYGLRESWIPAYYHEEEMSSLMRTSSRSESENHFFGKISNPKCTLVEFLSHFDTAIEAQRHEHRKNDHDTRYTNPGEWSDFVLEKQAAQIYTRTIFFDVQLEIQHAIHRCTSVRLDHVGDFIKFFIKDLDQPCSSFFEVMIRKEDVTVKCNCNRFEQFGLLCSHIFCVLRILDVREFPKQYILRRWTREAVPNSSPGSILTDGGDPDRSEEVNRCVREISHATEYVVNKLISKFDQLSDFRDHIKQFMSVADEAQINAPPKTRRNRFAELLGVAPESTATIRVPVGTRVTCWKYTVVVPEAGGSRNAEGNVDTIAEGVDATVVEGDGPGSNDADDVFYTSGNDADMDDEDMVE; encoded by the exons ATGGCTTCGAACACTCTTGTTGATGGTGGGGATG ATGTGTTATATGCTCAATTTTTGTCATGTGTTGTAGATGCACCCAGTTACCAATTACGTGGTGTTGAACAAGTCTCTCCAAACTCTGGAACAAAGAGATATATTCCAGATTCACCCTCTTCTTTGACGCCAGCAGAGGGCATGTTATTTGACACAGTTGATGATGCATATAACTTTTACAAAACATACGCAGAAGCTGGAGGTTGGACTGTTAGGAAGGGCACAAAGCACGAGAACCGTGGTATTGTTATAAATAAGTATTTTTTTTGTTCAAAGGAGGGTCAAAAAGAGTTTCGACCGGTCGATACTTTAGTCGAACAGCCGTCTGATAGGTGGGTACGTAGGGTACCATCCAAAAGGACCGGATGCCAAGCTGCGATCAGAATAAAGCTTACCGATGCCAAGAAGTATCTGCTGTATCATTTTACAGAGGCGCACAACCATGATTTTGTGCACGAAGAAGATTTACATCTTCTCAAGGAAAACAGAGGTATGAATCGTGCACACGAAGATGTGATAAACAAGATGTCACATCTCAACATTGGTCCTGTTCGTGCATTTAACATTATGAAGGAAGTGTATGGTGGGTTCGACAAAGTCGGTGCGACTAAAGTCGattttaaaaatttcaagaaaGAATTAAATCTTTTTATCGGAGAGCTTGATGTTGAAATGTTTGTCAAGCGACTGATGCGGAAAAATGAGTTTTTACCGAACTTCTCGTGTGAATATGAAACGACATACGAAGGTGTGTTGAAGTGCATTTTTTGGGGCGACGAGGATATGAAAAAGAATTATTTTATGTTTGGAGATGTTATATCATTTGATGCTACCTACAAGCGTAACAA GTATAACATGATGTTTGTCCCTTTCACTGGGATTGATAATCACAATAGGAACGTCACACTTGGTGCTGCAATTCTCGGTTCTGAAACGGCAGAGACGTATAGCTGGTTACATAAGGCGATCAAGAACGCATGTGGGTACGCGCCTCCCGTAATCGTTACTGACCAAGACCCTGCAATGAAAAGGGCTATAGCGGATGTTTGGCCTGAGTCTAGGCATCGCTTATGTATGTGTATAATCATGGATAAACTCACTACAAAG GTCGGGGCTGCCCTGTATTCAAATACAGATTTCAGGAAAAGACTGTCTGCAGTTGTTTGGACTGATTCTCTATTGCCCGAAGCGTTTGAGACTGAATGGGCTGCTATTTTAAAGGATTTCGGTTTAACCGACCATGAATGGCTGACGTATATATACGGGCTACGCGAATCATGGATTCCAGCTTACTATCACGAAGAAGAAATGTCTAGTCTTATGCGGACATCATCTAGGTCTGAAAGCGAGAATCACTTTTTTGGCAAGATTAGCAATCCAAAGTGCACCTTGGTTGAATTTCTTAGCCACTTCGACACAGCTATTGAAGCGCAAAGACACGAGCATCGAAAAAACGATCATGACACTCGATACACCAACCCTGGAGAGTGGAGTGATTTTGTTCTCGAGAAGCAAGCAGCTCAGATATATACCAGAACCATATTTTTTGATGTTCAACTCGAGATTCAACATGCTATTCATCGTTGTACTAGTGTCAGATTAGATCACGTCGGTGATTTCATTAAGTTTTTTATAAAGGATCTCGATCAGCCATGTTCTTCGTTTTTCGAG GTTATGATACGCAAGGAGGATGTTACTGTTAAGTGTAACTGCAACAGGTTTGAGCAGTTTGGATTGTTGTGCAGTCACATTTTTTGTGTGTTACGGATTCTTGATGTAAGGGAGTTTCCGAAACAATATATATTGAGGCGTTGGACGCGTGAAGCTGTTCCAAATAGTTCCCCCGGGTCCATTCTTACGGATGGTGGAGATCCAGATCGTAGCGAGGAGGTTAACCGTTGTGTTCGTGAGATTAGTCACGCAACTGAGTATGTTGTGAACAAGTTGATTTCAAAATTTGATCAGTTGTCTGATTTTCGTGATCATATCAAGCAGTTTATGTCAGTCGCTGATGAAGCTCAAATAAATGCACCTCCCAAGACACGACGTAATCGTTTTGCTGAACTGCTGGGAGTTGCTCCAGAGAGCACGGCCACTATCCGTGTTCCAGTTGGTACCAG AGTAACGTGTTGGAAATACACCGTGGTTGTGCCTGAGGCAGGTGGTTCGCGGAATGCTGAAGGTAATGTAGATACAATTGCTGAAGGAGTCGATGCTACAGTTGTTGAAGGGGATGGTCCTGGATCAAACGATGCTGATGATGTGTTTTACACATCTGGAAACGATGCAGATATGGATGATGAAGACATGGTAGAGTAG